The Niallia alba genome includes a window with the following:
- a CDS encoding DMT family transporter: MKIHTSARLADVSLLFVALVWGATFVIVQNAIAFLQPLIFNGIRFFLAALFLFVWLLLFKPSQLKQLNIHCLKSGISLGLCLFIGYAFQTIGLVYTTSSKAGFITGLSVVLVPLFLYLFLKQALLVNHIIGVAIATIGLYLLTMSNTFSINIGDFFVFICAIGFALQIILTGKYSKEHPTLLLTIVQLLTVSVLGIMGSILLENPKANFKIDILLHHEVIIALLITSILATALAFIIQTSLQKYTNSTRVALIFATEPVFAAATAYLFSNEQLTTSSAIGCILILLGMIFAELPKKVLFAAFQKVMEK, from the coding sequence CTCCCTTTTATTTGTAGCACTAGTATGGGGTGCTACCTTTGTAATCGTGCAAAATGCAATTGCTTTTCTACAACCACTTATATTTAATGGGATTCGCTTCTTCTTGGCAGCCCTATTTTTATTTGTATGGTTACTTCTTTTTAAGCCTTCCCAACTAAAGCAATTAAATATACATTGCTTAAAATCTGGAATAAGCTTAGGATTATGTTTATTTATTGGTTATGCCTTTCAAACAATCGGTTTAGTATATACGACAAGCTCGAAGGCTGGGTTTATAACTGGATTGAGTGTGGTGCTTGTTCCTTTATTTTTGTATCTTTTTCTGAAACAAGCTTTACTTGTTAACCATATTATTGGTGTGGCTATTGCTACTATAGGACTTTATCTTTTAACGATGAGCAATACCTTTTCCATTAATATAGGGGATTTTTTTGTGTTCATTTGCGCCATTGGTTTTGCTTTGCAAATCATTTTAACAGGCAAATATAGTAAAGAACATCCAACCTTATTATTAACGATTGTTCAACTTTTAACGGTATCCGTTTTAGGGATAATGGGTAGCATTTTACTCGAGAACCCTAAGGCAAATTTTAAAATCGATATCTTGCTTCATCATGAAGTCATCATTGCCTTATTAATCACTTCTATTCTTGCTACCGCATTGGCGTTTATCATTCAAACAAGTTTGCAAAAATACACCAATTCTACCAGAGTTGCTTTAATTTTTGCAACTGAACCTGTATTCGCAGCAGCAACTGCTTACCTATTTAGTAATGAACAATTAACAACTAGTTCAGCAATCGGCTGTATATTGATTTTACTTGGAATGATTTTTGCTGAATTACCGAAGAAAGTATTATTTGCTGCTTTTCAAAAGGTTATGGAGAAATAA
- a CDS encoding DUF6123 family protein yields the protein MKTVEEYLLFLESKGFSFGEDAIGFIYFGKAYTNTTDELVITAIECTLKLQKKFDGSFFVSLLEMFNDNELKTKKEVMSFIKRNHLFPL from the coding sequence TTGAAAACTGTCGAGGAGTATTTGCTCTTTTTAGAAAGTAAAGGCTTTTCCTTTGGTGAAGATGCGATAGGTTTTATTTATTTTGGCAAAGCATATACAAATACTACAGATGAACTTGTTATAACAGCTATTGAATGTACGCTAAAATTACAAAAGAAATTTGATGGAAGTTTTTTTGTTTCCTTACTAGAGATGTTTAACGATAATGAACTGAAAACCAAAAAAGAAGTAATGAGCTTTATAAAAAGAAATCACTTATTTCCGCTTTAA
- a CDS encoding divergent PAP2 family protein, translating into MNKGVYVALISIGMAQFLKIPIHFLKTKKWDKGLFFQTGGMPSSHSAGVSSLTTFIALKRGMPTIDFALSLIYGLIVMYDAQGIRRQTGELTLKVNDLGDLVDKINTDKNIAFKEKQPKKLKEMLGHQPQEVLGGALLGILIGFLGHILTKKKRSFLHR; encoded by the coding sequence ATGAATAAGGGTGTCTATGTAGCCTTAATAAGTATTGGAATGGCGCAGTTTCTTAAAATCCCCATTCATTTTTTGAAGACGAAAAAATGGGATAAAGGCTTGTTTTTTCAAACAGGTGGAATGCCAAGCTCTCACTCTGCAGGAGTATCTTCTCTAACGACTTTCATAGCACTAAAAAGAGGCATGCCAACGATTGACTTTGCTTTATCTCTAATTTATGGGTTGATCGTTATGTATGATGCGCAAGGCATTAGAAGACAAACAGGTGAATTAACGTTAAAAGTGAATGATTTAGGAGATTTAGTTGATAAAATTAATACAGATAAAAATATTGCTTTTAAAGAGAAGCAACCAAAAAAATTGAAAGAAATGCTTGGACATCAGCCGCAAGAAGTGCTTGGCGGTGCCTTATTAGGCATACTGATTGGTTTTCTAGGACATATATTAACAAAAAAGAAACGATCGTTTTTACATCGGTAA
- the sspL gene encoding small, acid-soluble spore protein L, giving the protein MSKNQRNRGKAAGGVNPQGYGQDADITPSPKSKLENAAKKKNTK; this is encoded by the coding sequence ATGAGTAAAAACCAACGAAACAGAGGAAAAGCTGCTGGCGGTGTCAATCCACAAGGCTATGGCCAAGATGCAGATATCACTCCATCTCCAAAAAGCAAATTAGAAAATGCGGCAAAGAAGAAAAACACAAAATAA
- a CDS encoding 5'-3' exonuclease, translating to MLVDGMALLFRAFFATAVTGQYMVNSKGIPTNAIHGFVKHFFTAIEHFKPSHVAVCWDMVSTTFRTEMYPSYKANRSDAPVELIPQFDLVKEVVESFNVPNIGISGFEADDCIGTIAKQMQGEANVTILTGDQDILQLLDDHISVALLKKGYGNYMLYTPVNFQEEKGITPQQMIDLKGLMGDTSDNYPGVRGIGEKTALKLLQTHQDIEGILTNLSLLTKGQRAKIEADLEMLHLSRRLAEIKCDVPVSCLLEESFLDINPNLAIQKFEELEFKRFHHYVEKKEELTLF from the coding sequence ATGCTAGTAGATGGAATGGCTCTGTTGTTTCGTGCATTTTTTGCTACAGCAGTTACAGGTCAATATATGGTGAATTCAAAAGGAATCCCAACAAATGCCATTCATGGTTTTGTAAAACACTTCTTCACAGCAATTGAACATTTTAAGCCCTCCCATGTAGCGGTTTGCTGGGATATGGTAAGTACGACATTTAGAACAGAAATGTATCCTTCTTATAAAGCGAATCGTTCAGACGCTCCTGTTGAACTAATACCACAATTCGATTTAGTAAAAGAGGTTGTTGAAAGCTTTAATGTACCGAATATTGGTATTAGTGGCTTTGAGGCCGATGATTGTATTGGAACGATTGCGAAACAAATGCAAGGTGAAGCGAATGTTACCATTCTAACAGGTGATCAAGATATCCTCCAATTACTGGATGACCATATTTCTGTTGCCTTATTAAAAAAAGGATATGGTAATTATATGCTTTATACTCCAGTAAATTTTCAAGAGGAAAAGGGAATCACTCCACAGCAAATGATCGATTTGAAGGGATTAATGGGTGATACGAGCGATAATTATCCAGGTGTTAGAGGAATTGGTGAAAAAACAGCTTTAAAGCTTCTTCAAACTCATCAAGATATAGAAGGAATACTTACTAATTTATCGCTACTAACTAAGGGACAGCGAGCGAAAATTGAAGCCGATCTTGAAATGCTGCATTTAAGTAGACGTTTAGCGGAAATTAAATGCGATGTCCCGGTAAGTTGTTTACTGGAAGAAAGTTTTTTAGACATAAATCCGAATCTTGCTATTCAGAAATTCGAAGAACTAGAATTTAAAAGATTCCATCATTATGTAGAGAAGAAAGAAGAACTTACTTTATTTTAA